From a single Fulvivirga ulvae genomic region:
- a CDS encoding winged helix-turn-helix transcriptional regulator — MEEAAHKMLKFKGNEYPCCASLTMGIIGGKWKTVILYHLMDEKLRYNELRKMMPTVTERTLSLQLKALEEDGLIKRKVYTSKPPLKVEYSLTDFGKTLIPLIKSIADWGDFVIEKYS; from the coding sequence ATGGAAGAAGCGGCACATAAAATGCTTAAATTCAAGGGGAATGAATATCCATGTTGTGCAAGTTTAACAATGGGAATAATTGGTGGGAAATGGAAAACTGTTATCCTCTACCATTTAATGGATGAAAAATTGAGGTATAATGAATTGCGAAAAATGATGCCTACTGTGACAGAAAGAACTTTAAGTTTGCAACTGAAAGCGCTTGAAGAAGATGGATTGATCAAAAGAAAGGTCTATACTTCAAAACCACCTTTAAAAGTTGAGTATTCACTAACTGATTTTGGTAAAACTTTAATTCCCTTAATTAAGTCTATTGCAGATTGGGGTGATTTTGTCATTGAGAAATATTCATAG
- a CDS encoding tetratricopeptide repeat protein, with amino-acid sequence MLTPKPAIVLLLFFLLISCNNDEADPLKKASEDQELESTFEKFQNQFTDREVAYNLLARVKTVAEAKGNYEYLAKYYAGYGYLKRQELHYDQAVTSYQQALELYEDLGDSLHQGWVLNNLGYVFRLGNMPEQALTYFYQAEGYYEGISRQDKLIGLYENIGLIFLDHDDYEVAEKYLQKGLYLSQKYDNSGKIAVFNNLYGKLYFKQGDYDLARTWYLKALEFVQDNLQRAYTLGNIGESYLLEKKPDAAKEWNTKAMHIKESIENADIKPNLNYMGMYQAQKGKYKEALALFDKVVKLSEDNLLEKEMAVAIKNIRGIYNDQSQLRDEKAFERLLYYSDLLQQSNELLLELQKELRTLYDQSLIKKGVADYADLVEKKKQEEQKAMIQTGSGAFIMLTLVLVFFGVKKLRRVSLQRETYRTKIDQDKKMAKELKEEMIQRGILESAES; translated from the coding sequence ATGTTGACTCCTAAACCTGCTATAGTACTCCTACTCTTTTTTCTATTAATTTCCTGTAACAACGACGAAGCAGATCCTCTAAAGAAAGCCTCTGAGGATCAGGAGTTAGAATCTACCTTTGAAAAATTTCAAAACCAATTTACAGATCGTGAAGTAGCTTATAATTTACTTGCCCGTGTTAAAACTGTAGCCGAAGCCAAGGGCAATTACGAATATCTGGCCAAGTACTACGCTGGCTATGGTTACTTGAAAAGACAGGAACTGCATTATGATCAGGCTGTTACATCTTATCAACAGGCTTTAGAACTGTATGAGGATTTAGGTGACTCTCTTCATCAAGGTTGGGTGCTTAATAACTTAGGTTATGTTTTTCGATTAGGCAATATGCCCGAGCAGGCGCTAACCTATTTTTACCAAGCTGAGGGTTATTATGAAGGTATAAGCAGGCAGGATAAACTTATCGGCCTTTATGAAAATATCGGGTTGATCTTTTTAGACCATGATGATTATGAAGTCGCTGAAAAGTATCTGCAAAAAGGATTATATCTCAGTCAAAAGTATGACAATAGTGGAAAGATAGCTGTTTTTAACAACCTCTATGGGAAACTATATTTTAAACAGGGTGACTATGACTTGGCAAGAACATGGTATCTAAAAGCTTTAGAATTTGTGCAAGATAACCTTCAAAGAGCTTATACTTTAGGAAATATTGGAGAATCATACCTGTTGGAAAAAAAGCCTGATGCCGCAAAGGAATGGAATACCAAAGCTATGCACATAAAAGAAAGCATTGAAAATGCAGACATAAAGCCAAACCTCAACTATATGGGTATGTATCAGGCCCAAAAAGGCAAATACAAGGAGGCCTTGGCTCTGTTTGACAAAGTGGTAAAGCTTTCCGAAGACAACCTACTAGAAAAGGAAATGGCCGTTGCCATCAAGAATATCCGCGGAATATACAACGACCAAAGCCAACTTCGTGATGAAAAGGCATTCGAGAGATTGCTCTATTACTCTGACCTGTTACAACAAAGCAATGAATTGTTGTTAGAACTGCAGAAGGAGCTTAGGACACTTTATGATCAAAGCCTGATCAAAAAGGGAGTAGCAGACTATGCTGACTTGGTTGAAAAGAAAAAGCAAGAGGAACAGAAGGCTATGATACAGACAGGTTCCGGCGCGTTTATCATGCTAACTTTGGTTCTCGTGTTTTTCGGTGTAAAAAAACTTAGGAGAGTAAGCCTGCAGCGTGAGACCTACAGGACCAAAATTGATCAGGATAAAAAGATGGCCAAAGAATTAAAAGAAGAAATGATCCAAAGGGGTATTTTAGAAAGCGCAGAATCTTAA
- the nfsB gene encoding oxygen-insensitive NAD(P)H nitroreductase: MNLKETLKWRYTTKEFDSNKKISESDMKEVKNLLRMSPSSVNLQPWHFIIAESEEGKERVAKGTQGFFHFNEPKVLNASAVVVFCSKIDADEQYYKHIANTEDKSGRFPNEDIKKGFLGAVKTFAGIHKYDLKDIQHWMEKQVYLNLGNFLLGVASLGIDATPMEGIDVKALDEEFGLREKGFTAIAAVSIGYRAKSDFNSTDKTPKSRLSESEIITVI; this comes from the coding sequence ATGAACTTAAAAGAAACTCTAAAATGGAGATATACAACGAAAGAATTTGACTCAAATAAAAAAATATCTGAATCAGATATGAAAGAAGTGAAGAACCTATTGCGAATGAGTCCATCAAGCGTAAACCTTCAGCCCTGGCATTTTATTATAGCTGAATCTGAAGAGGGTAAGGAAAGAGTGGCAAAAGGAACACAAGGCTTCTTTCATTTTAATGAACCTAAAGTTTTAAACGCTTCAGCAGTTGTAGTTTTTTGTTCTAAAATTGACGCTGATGAACAATACTATAAACATATCGCAAATACAGAGGATAAAAGCGGAAGATTTCCGAATGAAGATATCAAAAAAGGATTTTTAGGTGCTGTAAAAACTTTTGCAGGAATTCATAAATACGATTTAAAAGACATTCAGCACTGGATGGAAAAACAAGTTTATTTAAATCTAGGAAACTTTTTATTAGGAGTTGCTAGTCTTGGAATAGATGCAACACCAATGGAAGGAATTGATGTAAAAGCGTTAGATGAAGAATTTGGCTTAAGAGAAAAAGGGTTTACCGCAATAGCTGCTGTTTCAATAGGCTATCGAGCAAAATCAGACTTTAATTCAACTGATAAAACCCCAAAGTCTCGATTGTCAGAAAGTGAAATAATAACGGTAATTTAA
- a CDS encoding helix-turn-helix transcriptional regulator, whose product MTTISEKVLHFRTLNDLSQADLGKKIEEITGESCDRHAISRYENGKRKIPVNYVPVLARIFGISTDELFFSSNELKQQHSDTRSLEVQIAEFKELAATNSSTLSMKALEIIDKAKAEIQDLKGQVKTWQKDAQKYKDELENIKPVIKKIGKYIEQMESFTN is encoded by the coding sequence ATGACAACAATTAGCGAAAAAGTTTTACATTTTCGTACTTTAAATGATTTGTCCCAGGCTGACCTTGGGAAGAAAATAGAGGAAATAACAGGTGAATCGTGCGATAGGCACGCTATTTCCCGGTATGAAAATGGGAAACGCAAAATCCCGGTTAACTATGTGCCGGTTTTGGCTCGTATTTTTGGGATTTCTACTGATGAGTTGTTTTTCTCATCCAATGAACTAAAGCAACAACATAGTGATACTCGCTCTCTGGAGGTACAAATAGCAGAATTTAAGGAGTTGGCAGCCACTAACTCTTCTACCCTGTCGATGAAGGCCCTTGAAATAATCGATAAAGCAAAAGCAGAAATACAAGATTTAAAGGGCCAGGTCAAAACCTGGCAAAAGGATGCTCAGAAATACAAAGACGAGCTTGAAAACATTAAGCCCGTCATCAAGAAAATCGGCAAATACATTGAGCAAATGGAGTCATTTACGAACTGA
- the ltrA gene encoding group II intron reverse transcriptase/maturase, protein MIEKVLQPKNLYRAYHQVVRNKGASGVDGMKVSELKSYIDGNRKAVLTSILNRMYVPRAIRGVEIPKSNGKTRLLGVPTVVDRWLQQAVNQQLAIRFELDFEAESYGFRPRKNLHQAVTQSLKNINDGYQDIVDIDLKGFFDEVQHYKLLQLIYNKVKCPTTLWLIRKWLRAPIQINGKLHKRRKGMPQGSPLSPLLSNILLDELDKYLKEKGLKFVRYADDFSIYAKSKADAKKIGNEVYLFLKNKLDLPINRAKSGIRRPNNFELLGHGFVPTYKKGEKGKYQLVVKKESWENLKRKLKAVTKKTMPYSFEFRLHKLKEVWMGWVNNYRLASIHHKLKQLDEWLRNRLRYCIWHDWKKLERKRKNLIRLGVKQGQAYAWSRTRMGGWGVAQSPILGTTITLSRLKKKGYESMMDYYLKFKPEIQ, encoded by the coding sequence ATGATAGAAAAAGTACTACAACCTAAAAACCTGTACAGAGCCTATCACCAAGTGGTGAGAAATAAAGGTGCGTCAGGAGTAGATGGGATGAAGGTGAGCGAATTGAAGTCATACATTGATGGAAATCGCAAAGCTGTTCTCACTTCAATTCTGAACAGGATGTATGTACCCAGAGCTATCAGAGGGGTTGAGATACCCAAATCAAATGGTAAGACCAGATTACTGGGAGTACCAACAGTAGTGGATAGGTGGCTTCAGCAGGCAGTTAACCAGCAACTAGCAATCCGATTCGAACTTGATTTTGAAGCAGAAAGCTATGGCTTTCGGCCACGAAAGAACCTGCATCAGGCGGTTACGCAATCCTTGAAAAACATCAATGATGGCTATCAGGACATTGTGGATATTGACCTGAAGGGGTTCTTCGATGAAGTACAACACTACAAGCTGCTCCAACTGATCTACAACAAGGTAAAATGTCCAACTACTTTATGGCTGATCCGAAAATGGCTACGTGCGCCTATCCAAATAAATGGAAAGCTGCACAAGCGCAGGAAGGGAATGCCACAAGGTAGCCCGCTTAGTCCATTGCTATCCAACATATTGCTGGACGAACTGGACAAGTACCTCAAAGAGAAAGGACTGAAGTTTGTCCGCTATGCCGATGATTTCAGCATCTATGCGAAATCCAAAGCAGACGCCAAAAAGATAGGCAACGAGGTTTACCTGTTCCTGAAGAACAAGCTAGACCTGCCTATTAACCGCGCAAAGAGCGGCATCCGAAGGCCTAACAACTTTGAGCTTTTAGGCCACGGCTTCGTGCCCACCTACAAGAAAGGGGAAAAGGGAAAATACCAGTTGGTAGTGAAGAAGGAGAGTTGGGAAAACCTAAAGCGCAAACTAAAAGCTGTAACCAAGAAAACAATGCCTTACAGTTTCGAATTCCGGCTGCATAAACTCAAAGAAGTGTGGATGGGATGGGTGAACAACTACCGTTTGGCAAGTATTCACCACAAGCTCAAACAGCTCGATGAGTGGCTGCGGAACCGGCTTCGATACTGCATCTGGCACGACTGGAAGAAGCTGGAAAGAAAGCGTAAAAACCTTATCCGATTAGGCGTGAAACAAGGACAGGCATATGCCTGGAGCAGAACCCGAATGGGTGGATGGGGAGTAGCTCAAAGCCCGATTCTTGGTACAACAATAACCTTATCTCGGCTCAAAAAGAAAGGGTATGAAAGTATGATGGATTACTATTTGAAATTCAAACCTGAAATTCAATGA
- a CDS encoding transglutaminase domain-containing protein → MLKLRTIFIVIFLSLTIKSYGQQDAIVNLSLFNYAKKAPKNSSLEQLGKYLSKVSRTKKERAETIYYWIAQNIEYDYQMQFAPTFEVVEPEYVFKNKKTICTGYANLFCSLASISEIECEVVIGYAQDYLLPTPDSISSNHAWNAIKLNNQWELIDSTWGSGGFSFGSNDFKQSIDMRYFLSSPDFLLIDHFPIEEKWQLLNTKVNFNEFLGKEFDEMRFRKFNNLMNEEDYNAPQ, encoded by the coding sequence TTGCTTAAATTAAGAACGATATTTATTGTAATATTTCTAAGTTTAACTATTAAATCCTATGGACAACAGGATGCAATAGTGAACCTCTCCTTATTTAATTACGCAAAAAAAGCACCTAAAAATTCATCCCTAGAACAATTAGGAAAATATCTATCCAAGGTTAGCAGAACTAAAAAAGAGCGAGCTGAAACTATTTACTATTGGATTGCTCAAAATATAGAATATGACTATCAAATGCAATTCGCCCCAACCTTTGAAGTAGTTGAACCGGAATATGTTTTTAAGAATAAAAAAACCATTTGTACTGGTTATGCAAACTTGTTTTGTTCTTTAGCTTCAATTTCAGAGATAGAATGTGAAGTAGTTATAGGATATGCGCAAGATTATCTTTTACCAACACCAGATTCTATTTCTTCAAATCACGCTTGGAATGCAATTAAATTAAATAATCAATGGGAATTAATTGATTCAACCTGGGGAAGTGGGGGTTTCTCATTTGGTTCCAATGACTTCAAACAAAGTATTGATATGAGATATTTTCTTAGCTCACCAGATTTTTTATTAATTGATCATTTCCCAATAGAAGAAAAATGGCAGCTACTCAACACGAAGGTTAACTTTAATGAATTTTTAGGTAAAGAATTTGATGAAATGAGATTTAGAAAATTTAATAACCTAATGAATGAAGAAGATTATAACGCACCACAATAA
- a CDS encoding SMI1/KNR4 family protein — MTRITEIKNKLEELKDLDKRYSVFGSNKHKYQLGKPLSAKEIERIEKQNGITLSDEYKIVLTELGNGGAGNGYGLECLSLNNISPPYKGTEHLLRNCDDPNQIDLDMIDIEEVSGYIKLFDYGCGMEQSIVVTGEETGTLIFYDCDGRFERIKDKGILDLYEHWLNTNIELLKRVKDKLENLTLEEVIASEWTLKNFSIKHMILSIMDAPLLTNSYSGNDLKLHLEREYSKWINNKSKKENSDRKWWQL, encoded by the coding sequence ATGACCAGAATTACGGAGATAAAGAACAAGCTTGAAGAATTAAAAGACCTTGATAAAAGGTATTCTGTGTTTGGTTCGAACAAACATAAATATCAACTTGGCAAACCTCTTTCAGCTAAAGAAATTGAACGAATTGAAAAACAGAACGGCATTACCCTATCGGACGAATACAAAATAGTACTTACCGAACTAGGAAATGGCGGTGCAGGAAACGGTTACGGTCTTGAGTGCTTGTCTCTAAACAATATTTCTCCTCCATATAAAGGAACGGAACATCTCTTAAGAAACTGTGATGATCCAAATCAAATTGATCTGGACATGATTGACATTGAAGAAGTCTCAGGTTACATAAAACTATTCGATTATGGATGTGGGATGGAACAATCTATCGTTGTGACAGGTGAAGAAACAGGAACTCTTATTTTTTATGACTGCGATGGACGTTTCGAAAGAATTAAAGACAAAGGAATTCTGGATTTATATGAACATTGGCTCAATACAAATATAGAATTACTGAAGAGAGTTAAAGACAAACTAGAAAACTTAACACTTGAGGAAGTTATAGCCTCTGAATGGACGTTAAAAAACTTCTCAATTAAACATATGATCTTAAGTATCATGGACGCTCCCCTATTAACGAACAGCTACTCTGGTAATGATCTTAAGCTTCATCTAGAAAGAGAATACTCGAAATGGATAAACAACAAATCAAAGAAAGAGAATTCGGATCGTAAATGGTGGCAATTGTGA
- a CDS encoding ImuA family protein, translating into MPQKSDIVAQLQAEISRMEGFKPASSVSRDTALGPVSEAFPSGSFPVGAVHEFMPARSNDDAATTAFVAGLVASLMGTCGAALWISSSTKVFPPGLKHYGIEPDRVIFIDLKNEKDVKSAMEEALKCSALSAVIAEMQSLDFTSSRRLQLAVEQSQVTGFVLRNDHSLNATACVSRWKIASMESERVGTLPGIGFPRWKVELLRVRGGKPGAWEIKWMHGKFMHASQPAPSIQEQKRKVG; encoded by the coding sequence ATGCCCCAAAAATCAGATATTGTCGCTCAGCTACAGGCGGAAATCAGCCGTATGGAAGGCTTCAAGCCAGCTTCAAGTGTCAGCCGCGATACGGCTTTAGGCCCGGTTAGTGAGGCATTTCCCAGCGGTTCATTTCCTGTTGGTGCAGTTCATGAATTTATGCCAGCCCGTAGCAATGATGATGCTGCTACAACTGCTTTTGTGGCCGGGTTAGTAGCATCTTTAATGGGAACTTGTGGAGCGGCTCTTTGGATCAGTTCATCAACCAAAGTTTTCCCTCCGGGATTAAAACATTATGGTATCGAACCGGACAGGGTCATTTTTATAGACCTAAAAAATGAAAAGGATGTAAAGTCTGCCATGGAAGAAGCACTGAAATGCAGTGCCTTGTCTGCCGTGATCGCTGAAATGCAATCCCTGGATTTTACATCGTCCAGGCGCTTGCAGTTGGCCGTTGAGCAAAGCCAGGTTACTGGTTTTGTACTGCGTAATGACCACAGTCTCAATGCCACCGCATGTGTGTCACGTTGGAAAATAGCATCAATGGAAAGTGAGCGTGTAGGTACATTGCCAGGGATAGGCTTTCCCAGGTGGAAAGTAGAATTATTACGTGTACGAGGTGGAAAACCCGGGGCTTGGGAAATCAAATGGATGCACGGCAAATTCATGCACGCATCCCAACCAGCACCAAGCATTCAGGAACAGAAAAGGAAAGTAGGGTAA
- a CDS encoding DUF4437 domain-containing protein has translation MIKSSFYLLLIVGLIVSCNNPKSEEKTAENTFSEFIENPTNQIGLSSDIIWEQMNPARGDKSPLAGTIWGNRKAEVPTGYIGKFVDGFSSPPHIHNVTYRAIVMKGLIHNDDPKAENMWMPVGSFWTQPAGEPHITSAKGEGTMAYIEIDTGPYLVKPTNEYFNNGERPINIDASNITWLDNTQTNWIAANNQSKISFLWKNAEGVRGIFVKLPKDFKRNIYTKGTILYGVIIDGNIDYKIPNTDSIMNLDAGSYFESTGNSMHEISTTEEALIYIRTNDKIEIK, from the coding sequence ATGATAAAATCAAGCTTCTATTTACTTCTAATTGTAGGATTAATTGTTTCCTGTAACAATCCAAAATCAGAAGAAAAAACGGCAGAAAATACTTTTTCTGAATTTATAGAAAACCCAACAAATCAAATTGGATTAAGCTCTGATATTATTTGGGAACAAATGAACCCAGCACGAGGGGATAAAAGTCCTTTGGCAGGAACAATATGGGGAAATAGAAAAGCTGAAGTTCCAACAGGATACATTGGAAAATTTGTAGACGGATTTTCATCACCACCCCACATCCATAATGTAACATATCGTGCCATTGTGATGAAAGGACTAATACATAATGATGACCCAAAAGCAGAAAACATGTGGATGCCGGTTGGATCATTTTGGACGCAACCAGCTGGTGAACCACATATTACTTCTGCCAAAGGAGAAGGAACAATGGCTTATATCGAAATCGATACTGGACCATATTTAGTAAAACCAACAAATGAATATTTTAACAATGGGGAACGACCTATTAATATAGATGCTTCTAATATTACTTGGCTTGACAATACCCAAACAAATTGGATTGCGGCAAATAATCAATCGAAAATTAGCTTTTTGTGGAAAAATGCAGAAGGTGTTCGTGGCATTTTTGTGAAACTACCTAAAGATTTTAAAAGGAATATTTACACTAAAGGAACTATTCTTTATGGTGTGATTATAGACGGAAATATTGATTACAAAATACCTAATACAGATTCTATTATGAATTTGGACGCTGGAAGTTATTTTGAATCAACAGGAAATAGTATGCACGAAATTTCAACTACAGAAGAGGCATTGATTTATATTAGAACTAATGACAAAATTGAAATAAAATAA